The window TACTATTGCTATTGCTGCTACTGCTGCTGCTACTATTAGTACCACCATcattgataataaataaaaaaacaacaataatattaataattgtattcTTACTACTAAGACTGCTACTACTAACACAACCAGTTTTATTCTTACACTTGCTACTACTTCTACTACCATTACTATgactatttttatattattatcgaTATTAATACCATTATTGATACTAATACTAGTAATAACACTAATGTTAACGTTAATATTAATACTAAAATTACTGCTTCTGCTGCTTCTGCTATCGTTGATAATGCTTCTGATTCTATTAATAGCATCATTGATGttactactattactattactactactaatATCACTCCTACAACTacttactactactactaccactactactattactactactattattatcatCACTACTATTAATAACACTAATTCTAACATTACTACTATTAAGACTATTGCTATTATAAGCAGTACCTACAATTATCATCGTCGTCATCGTTGCTGGTCTGGTTAGCAATGAATAATTGCTGTTGcttaattttttctaaaaactATTTCTCCGAGTACAGAAAATGGAAAGAAGCGCAGTTATAAAAAAACAATAATACTGATAACAATAAAAACAATAATGATGACAACGACGATGGGCAAGAGGTACTGCTACCACTAATACTATCGCTGCTATCGCTGCTACTGCTATTACTAATTACTACTACTACCACTACTACTAACACTATTACGACAGTAACCACAATAATAGCGAAAATGACAATAATAGTAGTAATGGTAACGGTAAcggtaatagtaatagtaacaaTAATGATAACTATaaagataatgataataatgcGTAAGCGATACGATCCATGATCGAATCAAATAATCGAATCGATGTGTTTCATCCCAGATACTAGTGCCGAGAGCAACCAAGTCTACTGTTTTCTTTTTAACGAAACTTTTTAGAGGTGCTAAAATAATCGAACGAAGAAGAACAGTGGAACGTAGAAAATTTGATACGtgattcaattgaaaaattctacTCGACATTAATCGTCATCTGGATCGGTGTTCTCCGATGCTGTGTTTCGAAACGAATCGATTCGCATAGATCGATCCTGCAAAAGTAACGAAAAAAACGTGATCTACCGATTCAGACGACGATTGCGGAgcggagaagagaagaaaaaagaaaggcgtGAAATCGGTCGGGTTAAAACGGTAGGAGGAAGAGGCATAGAAATAATGAACGATTCAAAATAGGCGTTGACACTGAACCACACGTAGAAACGTGAACACAACTTGTATATACCCGTACGttaaagtttcttttatttacgAACCATTCTATGATTTAACGATTGGAGGTTTTCCGCGGCTTTCTCTCCTATGTTGAATAGAAAATACGTTTATACACGTTCTCCACGCGCTTATAGGTATTATTTCGTTCCTCATCGATCAACCTCGATGCTTTCTTTACGTATTTCGTATTTCACAGCCGAACTTAACGattcattctctctctctctctttctctctctttctctctctatacatatatatttgcaATGCAGATTAAAGTGCCTTATGACAGTTTATTCGTACTGTAAAGCAATACCCAGTTGTTAAAAACAATAAGACGATTGCAAAAGAACTGGAAAGTGTAGAGAGCAAAGGCAGGAAGAGGGAACGGACAGAGAGAACGGATagagaagggaagggaagggggaCGCAAGAAAGATACCGATGCGAAGAAGGTAGGAAAACTCTAAGAACAaggtgaaattaatgaaaaggagaaagaaaaaaaaaaagaaggtgacACCTCCTTCTATTCAGTTTGGTTCGTTAAATTCCAATTAGTTCTGAATATCAAGGATAAAACCGAGATAAAAAACGAAAGGCAACCCCAAAACACGAACGAAATCTTCCTCTCGCGGCTCGACCGATTCATTCCCTTTTCCTGCGTTTTTCCGAACCTTTTTCCCCAACTGTTTCCCGACTATCGTTCATCCCGTGACGCTAAAATCGTGCGTCAAATCGACGAATGTAAACACGTGTGAATGTAAAGACCTCTTTGGACAGTATACGAGGTGCTCGAAGCATCGACAACCatccgcaaaaaaaaaaaactcgttgATCGTTGTACGTATACAAACGATATGGAAGAAACCGCGTGTAAAATCGCGAAATTTACCTGAAATTCCCGCAGGAGACTCGTTAACGAGATTATGTAGGTACATACACACACGCATGAATACATGCATAAATATAATAGCGTTGATCGATATCAGGATTGACCCCCGAGCGAACGACCGAACGACAAGACAGAAGTCGCAAATAGGACAGCGTCGAATCGGGTACCGATCGAAATTTATTCTGTAATTTCGAAACGTTTCGAGTTCGAAGGAAAAAGATTGAACGATGAAGATAAAGTACGATTACGATGAcgaaggatcgatcgatcgagggTTAAGGGAAAAGATGATCGTAAAACGGAAAACTCGTCGATCGAGGAAGTCTCCTGATTCACGATCGCGAATCGTTTCGCTAATCCCTTAGATATTTCGAGTTCTACCTTTCTCTTGTACATAAGCCGCGAAACGTTCAAGATCGAATTCCTTTGTAAGTAATTGAAAGACGACTAAGCGTTAAGCGTTAAACATTAAGCGTTAAGCGTAAGTGAGCGTACATCTGTAATTATTCCTACGATGAACGTGAATGCTTTAGCCAATGTCGGAGCGTGTGTTACCGATTTATGcgcattattattattgttaacgATATACAATTGTAtttacttttataaaataatatcgaatattgtaattaaaattctataccGAAACTACTGTGTATCCAGACGAGAGACGAATAAATAAAACGATCAAAACGATTCAAGCCAAATAATCGATTGGCTCGATTAAAACCAGCAGCTTTATTTTTCCTAAACTGCCATTGTTCGATTTTgcatcttattattattattaaaattattcgattttaattgaaattaggcgtcaaatattattcttcaagaatcaatcataaaaattcaattctGAACAGCggtaaatgtataattattaccaCTTACCTTTTAATTTGTAGAAGACACAACAGCAAACCTCCTTAGTCCTCTCGTTGTCCTGGTACTAGAAGCCATTGCTGAACGCCAAGCCGTGTTCCCTCATCGTGCTTCCTGTCCCTCTCGCGCATGCGCACTTTATTTCCCGCCACTTTTACGCGTCATGCGTGTCGGCCATCTTGACCACTTATAACCAAGAAAATATAACCAGAGTTAGTGGCACAAAATGAACAGTTTAATCGACCTTCTTGACTTTCCTAATATCCTACTAACACGAGAATAATTTCAGCAAATGGATGACTCTTGACAAGGTGAAATAGATCTTTGATGACAACGAAGGCGCGAAAATGTTATGAATACTAGTTACGAGTAAATTTGAAATAGGAGTAACTGCGCATTAACGATAAagtcaatttttataaaattggtATTAAAAATTCGTGCAAATTTTGTTTCTGCTAATACGATTATACAAGTTCAGAAAGTGATATGTTCAAAATAGTTCACAAACTTGAGAAATTAGTGAAAGTTTCTAATGCGTAGATACACGAATTACGCGTATATTGATACAAAACAACGTTACATCTATAAAAATCGTCGGTTGTAAAAGCCTGATTCTCACTGTCAGTAGCAATAAttgtgtaattaataataaataattacttactTTGTAACCTGTGACACTTGACGAAGAAACGTGCACCTCCTTCCACGGTCTGCTCCCCTACTACCAGGCCACAGAGACGAACGTTCCCCCACCACTGTCTTACGTGTCTACTGCGCAGCTATTCTGCGCAGATATTCCTGCAATCTCCTTACACATTCTGCTACCCTATTACTAGGAGGCTTTTCTGGAACCGTAATTCATACATGggcatttctttctttcgttctttctttcaCTGTTTCTTTcatactttctttctttctctcactCTCTGTCTCTCTAAACACCGTCGTTAGTTAATGAAAATACgtcttttattataaattgtacaaaaatattatattaaaatatcttcTCTTACATGCTAGACAACAATTAATAATACAGAGGACGGCGTCTATAATATTGCGTGATTCTATGTATTAATTCGTCTTTCCTACCAGACGTTTTCAAATACAGCTTTCGTAACGCACTTTTTAACTGCAGTACAGTGAATTTTTGTATCTGTAtaagtaaatgaaattaataaattttaattactaataTTTCAAATGATGTTTATTACTGTACCTGTCCAGTCTCTACAAGTTTCTGTACTTTTTCTGAATCTTCTAACATAGTACTTTCTACTGTTACACCAGCACTTCTATTTCTTTTGCTGGATGATCCTGCCGTCGGATGATCTGtgttttcattaaatattttatcatattCAACCAACAAGTCCTTCACCCGTTCACGCATCTCCTCAGTTTTTGGaactgaaatgaaattttaactgCACGCTACTTTTTTTACGTTACAGCTACCAAGTTTCTATTAATTGAAAAAGTAAGTATTATTATCTTTTAAATACAACGTACGTGTAGTATCAATTATTGGATCACTGTTCTCTAACTGTAAGGCTAATGTTTCTACTGTCTGAAGTTGAGCTTGAAGTTTAGGATTTGAAAAAAGATTTGAATTATACTCAATACTTaattcatttatcattttttcgaGTACTTCAATTCCATTTGCGTCAGTTGGAGCTAGATTGTTATTGTCATCGTATATGTATTCTGACAAATGTTGACTGATTTCTCGAACgatttctgaaaaatataagGTACTATTTGTTTTTTGCGTTTTATGTATAGATCAAATTTATATACTAAAATAACTTATACCTTTAAATGGtatattgtataaataaaaccCTTTTTGTATTTGCGGTATCATAGCATATATAAGTGGCGAAGAACGTCTTTGTATCGTCACCGCACATATTATCATTAAATCTTTGGCATCGCATTTATGAAGTAACGCTGCAAATAATAGTTTTTgatctgaaataaaaattcaaatttatgtaatattatttagCTGCTAACATTTATAATTCATCGAAGTTGCAACTACTGGTACCTTTATTGCTACTTTTGGTAGGTGTAACTAAATATGGAGGTCCAAAATGGTACAATGGATGATAAGAAACGGGTTTCATACAAATTAAATCAATGCCTGGTTGTTGCATTCTACATAAAGACAGTTCTTCTGGTAATGTGAAACGTATGTTTTTACCACCATATGTTTGATATTTCTGAACATCCATTTCTAAAACGTGAGATGGCTGTACTGCATTTTCTTCATCTTCAGATTCTATCTACAACATTAACGATAAGATTAGACAAATTATTAGAGAATGTAAGATAAAAAGATAAATTACAGTAAAATACATACCCCATCACTGGCTATTTGTAAatatgaatgtgtatttaatggAATAGCTGTTGCTTTACTTATGTTCTTCTTTCTTAGATATGTTGTTTTACTaaaaccattttttttctttaaatttaacaTAGTTTATATGAgcagaatgaatttgaatgaAACTCTGTCTTACACACAAAAGTTGTAGAGGGATACATTTATATTCACATTATCTCCAAATCTCAAAGGCAGTTTTGCCATATTTCTAGATGGTAATTTTATTTGCTGTAATATATCTTTTAAAAACATTCTTTCATAATCATCAGGATCTATTTTTTTGGACATCATTTCTAAATCTTTGTAAAACAAATCATGATTCCAATTTTCACCCAAACCAACAAATAATTGAAGGTTTGCGTCATTGTAATCTTGTATTTTTACTCTTATTCTATGTTTTTCATTGTTATCTGTCATTGGTGGATTATCCTGGCAAGTAAATAAAAGTACTTTTCTAAGTGGCATAGTGACACAGACAGAAGTAAATACTCTTGCTGCTTGCCAAAGAGCATCATATAATGGATATGCTATAGTAGAAGCAATACTTTGGTAATATCGCCACTTGCCTCCTTCATCTAAacaaagtatttcaaaattattttattgtttcattatttgtaataaCAAAACTAGTTACCTATTtccattatttgttttatatcttTCACTGATACAGGATGGAATTTCTGCAAGGTTAAAACATGTTCCATTCCTAAATCTGAATCCCCTTTTTCTGTCCCAAATTCATCATGACATGTCCCATATCAGCTTTTGCTTGAGGATTTCTTTATATTGCtaaattaaacattaaattatgaaatacaTGTAATATAGAATGCAATAAACATCAGAAacttataattacaaaataatatagATTAATGGTTCCCATACTCTAATGCATTGTAGAAAATAAGGAATTCCTTCATGCGGATCATTTTCAAACATCGGGGGCGTCGCGTCTATCACAAAAACTGACCCATTTCGAACTCCATACAGGTCATTATAACTTTCTTCATCgcttctttcattttccataTCTTCGTCACTGAATGACAtcttaatttgataaatttccttctttttaatattaatatgcgACGCGTAATACTCTTCAAAGATTCTGAAATTGGTTTTTATCACGCATTTTCGCGGCTTTTCTAGGGGAAcaatggggtgggggttgttgGTGGCCGTGTAATGCTGGTCAGCTCAGTTCAGGGGGTGCGCGAAAGATTCAAACGATTAATACCATTCGACGCTTGAGAATACAAGGGAAAtggtttgaaataaaaatttattcaaatgctCAGCGGTGAAAAATCGCTGCATTCTAGATCCTCCTTTTAGATCTCCTTAATCCATCGGTGGTTGACTTACAACCTGTTCGCATCTTGCTAAAACGGGTCGCTACCATGAAACCGCGAATTCTATCGCAGATTCGAAAGGTCGAAAGGTCGAGAGGCTGGATGCCAAGTTTTCGAAGCTCGTCTGGCTCGAGCGTGAAATCGAAGGCGAGAAGACACGATTGAGGCATGCTAATCGCAAACGCCAAAACTTGCGAGACATCCGAAACCTTTCCTTCTCTTAGAGCCGATAAACGAGCCGAAGTAATTCGTTCCTCTCTCGACCGATTTCGTGAAGAATATCCGGGCGAAGACTCGAAGGCGTTATGAAAAGCGTATACGGCATACGCGGTGTCTCGTGGCGAGTTAGACGGTAGATAGCAAGAACTGAAATAGCCGCACCACATGGCGGGGGTCTTCGACGGCGGCGGTCAGATTCGTCGGAACGCGTTTTTACGTATTCACGCGTCGGGAAACATTGTCGAATGTTCGGAAGAAGCGCGACCAACGTCCCCACTCTGACACTCTGTAACAGCCTCGAGAGGAAAACGAGCAAACACTCGAAAGAAGGCGAAACGAGTCGAAGAAATTGGTTCGAGAAGAAGCGTTGCTTATCTTGGCGTTCCGCGAATAAACGTAGGACGTGGGAGTTGCGGGCAATTTGTACGCAGCAGTGTGTTTGCTACGAACGAGatgtgaaaatgttaagttACCCTTGAAGAAAAACGCGAAGTGTATCTATTTAGTGGTATCGAGTGCGCGCTAAAGTTTTCCGCGATTCCGACAGAGATATCGGTCGGCGCAACGATAAATGCGAATACCCTTGGTAGCCAAAAATGTCCGTAAGGACCGGGATAGATCGTGCGCACGACGTAGGAAGTGATCGAGGATCGGGTGGAGCAAGGGTTAATTAGGTGGGCCCAGGGCTCAGGTATGGCCACCTGCCATCCGAAGCCGACGATTCAGCAGCTGCACCAGCTTCAAGAACCGATCCAGCTCGGTCTTAGGTCGGTTAACAACCTGGTCGCTAATCCGGGACAGAAGTCTGTCCAACGGACCCACTACTCGCCGCATTTGCTCAATTGGATCTATCTCGCGATCGCCGATCACAATGTCCCGTCGCCGGATCAGGTAGAGGCACGGAAACGTCCGCGGCATCGCGCGTTTCCATTTCCATTCACTGTTCATCTTCAAACGATTCGTACGCCTGGTTCTTCTCGCTTCAGAGCAAACTGCTGCCGGGTATCTGGAACGGATTTCCAGCAACCAGGTCGCACAGCTATTTGCAACGGGTTCAAACGCTCGGCTCCTCCGCCGGGATAGCGAGTAGTTTCACGGAGAACATCGGCGACGATCTTGCGGATCGTTTCACGGATCTCAGCCTGTTGGACAGGAAGCCGACGAAAAGACCTCCGCCCAGTTATCTTTGCCACCTCTGCTTCAACAAAGGTCACTACATCAAAGATTGCCCACAGGTGCGCGCTCGAATGGAGCCAATACTCGCTGTTTATTTCTCTATCGCTTTATCCTTGCTAACCAACGAGATTCCACTGTGGTCGATTCAACGCGAATTCATTCTTCTTGTCGAGAGTGCAGCCGGTGGGTCGAACCATGCAGCCTGTGTCCACGCGACGTGCCGAGTCGCTTCT of the Osmia lignaria lignaria isolate PbOS001 chromosome 7, iyOsmLign1, whole genome shotgun sequence genome contains:
- the LOC117604640 gene encoding LOW QUALITY PROTEIN: X-ray repair cross-complementing protein 5-like (The sequence of the model RefSeq protein was modified relative to this genomic sequence to represent the inferred CDS: inserted 2 bases in 1 codon), whose protein sequence is MSFSDEDMENERSDEESYNDLYGVRNGSVFVIDATPPMFENDPHEGIPYFLQCIRQYKEILKQKLIWDMSXDEFGTEKGDSDLGMEHVLTLQKFHPVSVKDIKQIMEIDEGGKWRYYQSIASTIAYPLYDALWQAARVFTSVCVTMPLRKVLLFTCQDNPPMTDNNEKHRIRVKIQDYNDANLQLFVGLGENWNHDLFYKDLEMMSKKIDPDDYERMFLKDILQQIKLPSRNMAKLPLRFGDNVNINVSLYNFCVKTTYLRKKNISKATAIPLNTHSYLQIASDGIESEDEENAVQPSHVLEMDVQKYQTYGGKNIRFTLPEELSLCRMQQPGIDLICMKPVSYHPLYHFGPPYLVTPTKSSNKDQKLLFAALLHKCDAKDLMIICAVTIQRRSSPLIYAMIPQIQKGFYLYNIPFKEIVREISQHLSEYIYDDNNNLAPTDANGIEVLEKMINELSIEYNSNLFSNPKLQAQLQTVETLALQLENSDPIIDTTLPKTEEMRERVKDLLVEYDKIFNENTDHPTAGSSSKRNRSAGVTVESTMLEDSEKVQKLVETGQIQKFTVLQLKSALRKLYLKTSGRKDELIHRITQYYRRRPLYY
- the LOC117604647 gene encoding zinc finger CCHC domain-containing protein 24, whose translation is MATCHPKPTIQQLHQLQEPIQLGLRSVNNLVANPGQKSVQRTHYSPHLLNWIYLAIADHNVPSPDQSKLLPGIWNGFPATRSHSYLQRVQTLGSSAGIASSFTENIGDDLADRFTDLSLLDRKPTKRPPPSYLCHLCFNKGHYIKDCPQGRPKGEGLTPYQGKKRCFGEYKCPKCKRKWMSGNSWANMGQECIKCHVNVFPHKQRPLEKPDGLDVSDQSKVHPQHLCQKCKTLGYYCRKDQ